In Fibrobacter sp. UWH4, a single genomic region encodes these proteins:
- a CDS encoding MFS transporter, producing MGFAYGPVTNYIALYAKELGIGGSGWFYALIAAGLILNRVMTGRLIDRGYLIHLVGTGMTLNVIAYFILAFSHSPITFFISAFLIGTSLGLIFPGYQTMCVNLARHDQRGTANSTYLSGWDIGIGTGILIGGSMANYFGMHRQVFFACAIALVIADVLYFTWTSRHYLKNKLEG from the coding sequence GTGGGATTCGCTTACGGCCCGGTCACGAACTACATCGCCCTTTATGCCAAGGAACTCGGCATCGGCGGTTCCGGTTGGTTCTACGCCTTGATTGCAGCGGGTCTCATCTTAAACCGCGTCATGACAGGGCGCTTGATTGACCGCGGTTACTTGATTCACCTGGTGGGTACCGGCATGACGTTGAACGTGATTGCCTACTTTATCCTCGCCTTCAGCCACTCGCCCATCACCTTCTTTATATCCGCGTTCCTGATCGGGACAAGCCTCGGCCTGATTTTCCCGGGCTACCAGACGATGTGCGTGAACCTCGCCCGCCACGACCAGCGCGGCACGGCCAACAGCACCTACCTGAGCGGTTGGGACATCGGTATCGGTACCGGCATTTTGATAGGCGGCTCCATGGCCAACTATTTCGGCATGCATCGCCAAGTCTTTTTCGCATGCGCAATCGCACTCGTCATCGCAGACGTCCTGTATTTCACCTGGACATCAAGGCATTACCTGAAGAACAAATTGGAAGGTTAA
- a CDS encoding MFS transporter, translating to MPADVLTTEKPPLWTRNFVTVAAANFLLFFSFYQLLPILPLYIIEKFATDNATAGFIISLYTIGALACRPFAGFLVDTLSRKPLYFWTFFGFTVCFLGYKTVGILPILAAVRFAHGLFFGISSTASNTVAIDALPASRRGEGIGYFGISVNLAFATGPMTGMFLYEAFGDTIVFAISIILCVIGLVLVQTLNVPRKEKKIARAAFA from the coding sequence ATGCCAGCTGATGTTTTGACAACAGAAAAACCGCCGCTGTGGACGCGGAATTTCGTGACGGTCGCCGCCGCGAACTTTCTGCTGTTCTTTAGCTTTTACCAGCTGCTGCCGATTTTACCGCTCTACATTATCGAAAAATTCGCGACCGACAATGCGACCGCCGGATTCATTATATCGCTTTATACAATCGGAGCTCTTGCCTGCAGGCCCTTCGCCGGATTCCTCGTAGATACTCTCTCCCGCAAGCCCTTGTACTTCTGGACTTTCTTCGGATTTACCGTATGTTTCTTAGGTTACAAGACGGTCGGCATATTGCCGATTCTTGCCGCGGTGCGATTTGCGCATGGTTTGTTCTTCGGAATTTCGAGCACGGCGAGCAACACGGTGGCCATCGACGCATTACCCGCAAGCCGCCGTGGAGAAGGTATCGGCTACTTCGGCATCAGTGTGAATCTGGCGTTCGCGACAGGCCCCATGACCGGCATGTTCCTGTACGAGGCCTTCGGCGACACCATCGTCTTTGCGATTTCGATTATTTTGTGCGTTATCGGTTTGGTTCTTGTACAGACATTGAATGTGCCGCGCAAAGAGAAAAAAATCGCACGCGCCGCTTTCGCTTGA
- a CDS encoding class I SAM-dependent RNA methyltransferase, protein MFFEQAIAHQVPGYTREADSAHGESLAMLDYKDELRIKDLAIQEFWDVNRLAGNPQKVIASPMPRAYRTTSKRRVFMQPGNLQFDRQESMLEPEEHNRIYDFLFEKLITPAYKPLAYALNWIIIRGTYQYRVVIFNIKKIDASIVRKLKLISDALKETPFKVTAAHAYVDTTESDYYLESKRPTEGLNFKQLYGPREMSLSLGKFSLRYPVTGFSQINESQIHNLIKAASRLLSLSKEDHFLDLYCGYGLFSFALGEAAKDVLGVEWEGPSIDCAKASAKHLKKSYRFIAGKIDEMFVQTRLPRPIVNEPEKILLDPPRKGCEPGVIHALAMRKPIRVCHVFCGTDEIPASLKEWERYGYRVREVQPLDLFPGTPHLETIVMLERK, encoded by the coding sequence ATGTTCTTTGAACAAGCCATTGCACACCAGGTTCCGGGTTACACCCGCGAAGCCGACTCCGCCCACGGCGAATCGCTCGCCATGCTCGACTATAAAGACGAGCTCCGCATCAAGGACCTCGCCATTCAGGAATTTTGGGACGTAAACCGCCTCGCCGGAAACCCGCAGAAGGTGATAGCAAGCCCCATGCCCCGCGCCTACCGCACCACGAGTAAGCGCCGCGTGTTCATGCAGCCGGGCAACTTGCAGTTCGACCGCCAAGAATCGATGCTCGAACCCGAAGAACACAACAGAATTTATGATTTTCTTTTTGAAAAGTTGATTACGCCGGCGTACAAGCCGCTCGCCTACGCACTCAACTGGATCATTATCCGCGGCACGTACCAGTACCGCGTGGTGATTTTCAACATCAAGAAGATTGACGCAAGCATCGTTCGCAAGCTGAAGCTGATTTCGGATGCCCTGAAGGAAACCCCTTTCAAGGTGACAGCGGCACACGCCTACGTAGATACGACCGAATCGGACTACTACCTGGAATCGAAGCGCCCCACCGAGGGCCTCAACTTCAAGCAGCTCTATGGCCCGCGTGAAATGAGCCTGTCACTCGGCAAGTTCAGCCTGCGCTACCCCGTCACGGGATTCAGCCAGATTAACGAAAGCCAAATTCACAACTTGATCAAGGCCGCAAGCCGCCTCCTGAGCTTAAGCAAGGAAGACCATTTCCTGGATTTGTACTGCGGTTACGGACTGTTCAGTTTTGCGCTCGGCGAAGCCGCCAAGGACGTTCTCGGCGTAGAATGGGAAGGTCCGTCGATTGATTGTGCGAAGGCTTCGGCCAAGCACCTCAAAAAATCCTACCGCTTTATCGCAGGCAAGATCGACGAAATGTTCGTGCAGACGCGACTGCCGCGGCCGATCGTGAACGAACCGGAAAAAATCCTTCTGGACCCGCCGCGCAAGGGCTGCGAACCGGGCGTGATTCACGCACTCGCGATGAGAAAGCCGATCCGCGTATGCCACGTGTTCTGCGGCACCGACGAAATTCCCGCATCGCTCAAGGAATGGGAACGCTACGGTTACCGCGTGCGCGAGGTGCAGCCACTCGACCTGTTCCCCGGCACCCCGCACCTCGAAACCATCGTGATGCTGGAGAGGAAATGA
- the infC gene encoding translation initiation factor IF-3, with amino-acid sequence MALQNPRDRRMPNRQSDGTRINEDIRISPIRLVKDDGEAVIMDTKQALQMAKDAGLDLVEVSPNAKPPVCRIINYGKYKFEQIKKAKAAKAKQHVVKLKEIKMHPKTAENDYQYRIKQAAEFLQDGMKVKLIMQFRGREMAHMDYGKRLMERAKEDLLQYGDLEMDSRVEGNTMLSIYGPKRGAGTAKKQPQAPKPVTEPMAAGEAST; translated from the coding sequence TTGGCGTTACAAAATCCCCGCGACCGCCGCATGCCGAACAGACAGAGCGACGGAACCCGCATTAACGAAGACATTCGCATTTCCCCGATCCGTCTTGTGAAAGACGATGGCGAGGCCGTCATCATGGATACCAAACAGGCTCTCCAGATGGCCAAGGACGCCGGACTGGACCTGGTGGAAGTGTCTCCCAATGCTAAGCCGCCTGTATGCCGTATCATCAACTACGGCAAGTACAAGTTTGAACAGATCAAGAAGGCCAAGGCCGCAAAGGCCAAGCAGCACGTGGTGAAGCTTAAAGAAATCAAGATGCACCCGAAGACTGCCGAGAACGACTACCAGTACAGGATCAAGCAGGCAGCCGAGTTCTTGCAAGATGGCATGAAGGTCAAGCTTATTATGCAGTTCCGTGGGCGCGAAATGGCGCACATGGACTACGGCAAACGCCTGATGGAGCGCGCTAAAGAAGACTTGCTCCAGTACGGCGATCTGGAAATGGATTCGCGAGTCGAAGGCAACACAATGCTCTCGATTTACGGTCCTAAACGCGGTGCAGGTACTGCCAAAAAGCAGCCCCAGGCACCAAAGCCCGTAACCGAGCCCATGGCAGCAGGTGAGGCTTCAACTTAA
- the rpmI gene encoding 50S ribosomal protein L35 has product MPKMKTHSGAKKRFRLTGSGHVKFKRAGMRHILAKMSTKRKRNLRKGALVKKVDVYHVKRLLVVA; this is encoded by the coding sequence ATGCCTAAGATGAAAACACACAGCGGTGCTAAGAAGCGCTTCCGCCTGACTGGCTCCGGCCACGTCAAGTTCAAGCGTGCTGGCATGCGCCACATTCTTGCCAAGATGTCCACGAAGCGTAAGCGTAACCTGCGTAAGGGCGCTCTCGTTAAGAAAGTCGATGTTTACCATGTCAAGCGTCTGCTTGTCGTTGCATAA
- the rplT gene encoding 50S ribosomal protein L20: protein MPRAKTRVPSRERRKNILKAAKGFYGRRKSNLRLAIDAVAHAGQYAYAHRRDKKGDFRSLWITRLNAAVREHGISYSQFIYKLSKANIQMNRKVLADMAVADPEAFAKVVETVKAA, encoded by the coding sequence ATGCCACGCGCTAAAACCAGAGTTCCTTCCCGCGAACGCCGCAAAAACATCCTCAAGGCCGCCAAGGGTTTCTATGGCCGTCGCAAGAGCAACCTTCGCCTTGCCATTGACGCCGTAGCCCACGCCGGTCAGTATGCCTACGCTCACCGCCGTGACAAGAAGGGTGACTTCCGCTCTCTGTGGATCACTCGCTTGAACGCAGCTGTCCGCGAACATGGCATCAGCTACAGCCAGTTCATTTACAAGCTTTCTAAGGCCAACATCCAGATGAACCGCAAGGTTCTCGCCGATATGGCCGTCGCCGATCCGGAAGCATTCGCCAAGGTCGTCGAAACTGTGAAGGCTGCCTAA
- a CDS encoding class I SAM-dependent rRNA methyltransferase: MKAITLKAGREKSALRYHPWIFSGAVDEVIGDPELGDTVEVYSYKSDFLGLAAYSPKSQIRGRFWTFGEKANIDREFFSDLLDRAIAARKSRGFDIEDKESAFRLINAENDGIPGCIIDKYADIYSVEILAAGAEVHRETIYELLAEKTHCRGIYERCDSDVRKKEGLQLRTGCVYGEVSDEPVIINENGILFPIDVKNGHKTGYYLDQRDARRRIGELSKGKKVLNCFCYTGGFGLYALRGGCEKVYQVDVSKDALKLAKEGIMRNKLSTAHATHVEADVFQYLRKCRDKAETFDLIVLDPPKFVESKDNLQKGARGYKDINLLAMKLLAEGGMLATFSCSGLMEMDLFQKIIADAAADAHRRVQIIERFGQPADHPVNTAFPEGQYLKGLLVQVV; encoded by the coding sequence ATGAAAGCGATTACCTTGAAAGCCGGACGCGAAAAGTCCGCATTGCGTTACCACCCCTGGATTTTTAGCGGAGCCGTTGACGAAGTCATCGGCGACCCGGAACTGGGCGACACCGTTGAAGTTTACAGCTACAAGAGTGACTTCCTGGGTCTTGCGGCATACTCGCCCAAGTCCCAGATCCGCGGGCGTTTCTGGACGTTCGGCGAAAAGGCAAACATTGACCGCGAATTCTTTAGCGACTTGCTCGACCGCGCCATCGCCGCACGCAAGAGCCGCGGCTTCGACATCGAAGACAAGGAAAGCGCGTTCCGACTGATCAACGCCGAAAACGACGGCATCCCGGGCTGCATCATCGACAAGTATGCCGACATCTATTCTGTCGAAATCCTGGCTGCCGGCGCCGAAGTCCACCGCGAAACGATTTACGAACTGCTCGCCGAAAAGACGCACTGCCGCGGCATTTACGAACGCTGCGATTCCGATGTGCGCAAGAAAGAAGGCCTGCAGCTGCGCACCGGTTGCGTATATGGCGAAGTGAGCGACGAACCCGTCATCATTAACGAAAACGGAATTCTCTTCCCCATCGACGTGAAGAACGGTCACAAGACAGGTTACTATCTGGACCAGCGCGACGCCCGCCGCCGCATTGGCGAACTTTCCAAAGGCAAGAAGGTCCTGAACTGCTTCTGCTATACCGGCGGTTTCGGACTTTACGCTCTCCGCGGCGGTTGCGAAAAAGTTTACCAGGTGGATGTTTCCAAAGACGCGCTCAAGCTCGCCAAGGAAGGCATCATGCGCAACAAGCTCAGCACCGCCCACGCAACACATGTGGAAGCCGACGTGTTCCAGTACCTGCGCAAGTGCCGCGACAAGGCGGAAACCTTCGACCTCATCGTGCTGGACCCGCCCAAGTTCGTGGAAAGCAAGGACAACCTGCAGAAAGGCGCCCGCGGCTATAAGGACATCAACCTGCTTGCCATGAAGCTCTTGGCCGAAGGCGGCATGCTCGCTACATTCAGCTGCTCAGGCCTCATGGAAATGGACTTGTTCCAGAAGATTATCGCGGATGCCGCCGCCGATGCCCATCGGCGCGTTCAAATCATTGAACGCTTCGGCCAACCCGCCGACCACCCCGTGAATACGGCATTCCCCGAAGGGCAATACCTCAAGGGATTGCTGGTGCAAGTTGTTTAA
- a CDS encoding VanZ family protein, with protein sequence MFESLFQKYPFFRAVPCVLCMAIIFKLSSMTMDQLEDFPHIWDKLAHFCEYATLAGCYAMLWTRNEWSKRQWLRVLVVGILALAYGCTDEFHQSFVETRDSSVFDLVADLTGGLTGGIVYAIVTRILNRYDPVPEEKVDGRQ encoded by the coding sequence ATGTTTGAATCGCTTTTTCAAAAGTACCCGTTTTTCCGAGCCGTTCCTTGCGTGCTCTGCATGGCGATTATCTTTAAACTGTCTTCGATGACGATGGACCAGCTAGAAGATTTCCCGCACATCTGGGATAAGCTTGCCCACTTTTGTGAATATGCAACGCTTGCCGGCTGCTACGCCATGCTTTGGACTCGTAACGAATGGTCCAAACGGCAGTGGCTGCGGGTGCTCGTGGTTGGCATCCTCGCTTTGGCCTATGGCTGCACCGATGAATTCCATCAGAGCTTTGTGGAAACTCGCGACAGCAGTGTGTTTGACTTGGTGGCTGACTTGACCGGTGGACTCACGGGCGGCATTGTTTATGCCATCGTCACGCGAATCCTGAATCGCTACGACCCCGTGCCGGAAGAGAAAGTAGACGGTAGGCAGTAG
- the murB gene encoding UDP-N-acetylmuramate dehydrogenase, with the protein MQILENEPMSKHTSFKVGGPARYFAKAECLEDLKKALNMACEKGLPYFILGNGTNLLVSDKGFDGLVITLAGEFSEIQDLGNGAFKVGAATPLGRFARSALKQGFAGIHKLAGIPGTLGGAIYMNAGAYGQEIGTCCTQVTVLDSDGSIRELSNADCAFSYRQSIFQGNNPSTIGSASSPTFMTILSAMFQLSAASAECKTVADLETELAECMAKRKATQPLNMPNAGSTFKRLEVGSADTPTQIAPGYYIEQAGLKGYRIGGAEVSTVHANFIVNAGGATANDIMELSEFVQNKVTEKFGIQLHREIILLGKFE; encoded by the coding sequence ATGCAGATTCTCGAAAACGAACCGATGAGCAAGCACACCTCCTTTAAGGTGGGCGGTCCCGCACGTTATTTTGCGAAGGCGGAATGTCTGGAGGACCTCAAAAAAGCTTTGAACATGGCCTGCGAAAAGGGACTTCCCTACTTCATTTTAGGGAACGGCACAAACCTGCTTGTATCGGACAAAGGTTTCGACGGTCTTGTCATCACGCTTGCTGGAGAATTTTCAGAAATACAGGACCTCGGAAACGGGGCTTTCAAAGTCGGGGCGGCGACCCCGCTCGGCAGATTTGCCCGCAGCGCACTCAAGCAAGGTTTTGCAGGCATTCACAAACTTGCAGGAATCCCTGGCACCTTGGGTGGCGCGATTTACATGAACGCGGGCGCCTACGGTCAAGAAATCGGAACCTGCTGCACACAAGTCACCGTACTTGACAGCGACGGAAGCATTCGCGAACTTTCTAACGCCGACTGCGCCTTCAGCTACAGACAAAGTATTTTCCAGGGTAACAATCCGTCCACTATTGGTTCGGCAAGCTCACCAACCTTTATGACAATCTTGTCAGCGATGTTCCAACTGTCCGCCGCAAGTGCAGAATGCAAAACTGTCGCCGACCTCGAAACGGAACTTGCCGAATGCATGGCGAAGCGCAAGGCGACACAACCGCTGAATATGCCGAACGCTGGATCTACCTTTAAAAGGCTTGAGGTCGGATCGGCCGACACGCCCACGCAAATTGCACCGGGATACTACATTGAACAAGCCGGACTCAAAGGTTATCGCATCGGTGGCGCCGAAGTCAGCACCGTGCATGCAAACTTCATCGTGAATGCTGGCGGCGCCACGGCAAACGACATTATGGAACTCAGCGAGTTCGTACAAAATAAAGTCACCGAGAAATTCGGCATTCAACTACACCGCGAAATAATATTGCTGGGAAAATTTGAGTAA
- a CDS encoding toprim domain-containing protein gives MTNEELKQFKAAISITSVAQSLGISVSHGRFRCFFPQRHTHGDRTPSVSISEERGTFRCWVCDDVRGDVISLVQIVKDCSFVEALSWLMEQYPFLVPPSARKEMERLSQRTQPAAAGRQRPSVQGNAPQNLSSPQSRPEPEMVRPPEPEEPPLVSEDEHKKIILSFLKRLSPVDNTPAAKWLARRRIYKPVWDKMLLRTITNYEEVNNSLKADFGEEVLKYVGLFNEKGHLRYYKHPLIFPYLDTKRRAFYFQSRAIDKTVVPKELNLRGTVPYPYNMSALDNKPGWVYLCEGVVDTLTFLGQKINAVGIPGVRSFKVEWLNLFKSKNVVLCLDHDEAGRSGMEYIGNLFTQAGIHNVILGEGMENLPTAMKEGEDINDWFGGKK, from the coding sequence ATGACCAACGAGGAACTGAAACAATTCAAGGCGGCGATTTCGATCACATCTGTCGCGCAGAGTCTGGGAATATCGGTTTCTCATGGTCGCTTCAGATGTTTTTTCCCGCAACGCCACACGCACGGCGACCGCACTCCCTCCGTTTCTATTTCCGAGGAACGCGGAACGTTCCGTTGCTGGGTTTGTGACGATGTTCGCGGTGACGTGATTTCGTTGGTGCAAATTGTAAAGGATTGCAGTTTTGTCGAGGCGCTCAGCTGGCTGATGGAACAGTACCCGTTTCTGGTACCGCCTTCTGCCCGCAAAGAAATGGAACGCCTGTCGCAACGAACGCAACCTGCTGCCGCAGGGCGTCAGCGACCCTCGGTGCAGGGGAATGCTCCGCAGAATTTATCTTCTCCGCAAAGTCGTCCGGAACCCGAGATGGTTCGGCCGCCCGAACCCGAAGAACCCCCGCTGGTATCCGAAGACGAACATAAGAAAATTATCCTTTCGTTCCTTAAGCGTTTGAGTCCCGTCGATAACACGCCCGCGGCCAAGTGGCTTGCCCGCCGTCGCATCTACAAGCCCGTGTGGGACAAGATGCTGCTCCGCACCATTACCAACTACGAAGAGGTGAACAACAGCCTCAAGGCGGACTTTGGCGAAGAGGTCTTGAAGTATGTGGGTCTCTTTAATGAAAAGGGCCATTTGCGGTACTACAAGCATCCGTTGATTTTCCCGTATCTCGACACGAAACGCCGCGCTTTCTATTTCCAGTCGCGGGCAATAGATAAAACGGTCGTGCCCAAGGAGCTTAACCTGCGTGGCACGGTGCCGTATCCGTACAACATGTCTGCGCTCGACAATAAGCCTGGCTGGGTCTACCTGTGCGAGGGCGTGGTCGATACGCTCACGTTTTTAGGACAAAAGATCAATGCGGTGGGGATTCCCGGTGTGCGGAGTTTCAAGGTGGAATGGCTGAATTTGTTCAAAAGTAAGAACGTGGTTCTTTGTTTGGATCACGACGAGGCGGGGCGCTCTGGAATGGAATATATCGGCAACCTGTTTACGCAAGCGGGCATTCATAATGTAATTTTGGGCGAAGGAATGGAAAACTTGCCCACGGCCATGAAAGAGGGTGAAGACATCAATGACTGGTTCGGAGGAAAAAAGTAA
- the mtgA gene encoding monofunctional biosynthetic peptidoglycan transglycosylase encodes MDKVKLYFGKVRDFFKWFTNTTFAKVTGFIIKWLYRTINFVIRQALLILIIYSAVFSVAASYALYRAFIYGYEIYEGVEELKDTQPEMSKYMEALRDSSPNLQIKHTYVPLDSISPYLRKAVIASEDAGFYFHPGFDVRAIAEALDANQVAGKTKFGGSTITQQLAKNLFLSGERSFNRKFKELAYALLMEHELGKDRILELYLNYAQWGKDIFGCQEACRTYYKKSCAKLSVDQAINLAAMLASPGKHHPNMRESQFMAKRRAVIYQNMFPKKDSVLVDSLRQLMAPLPKDSTKRVP; translated from the coding sequence ATGGATAAGGTGAAGTTGTATTTTGGTAAGGTCAGGGATTTTTTCAAGTGGTTCACGAATACCACGTTTGCGAAGGTGACAGGATTCATTATCAAGTGGCTTTACCGGACGATTAATTTCGTCATCCGCCAGGCATTGCTGATTTTGATTATCTACTCGGCTGTTTTCTCGGTGGCGGCCTCGTATGCCCTGTACCGTGCGTTCATTTACGGTTACGAGATTTACGAAGGAGTCGAGGAACTCAAGGACACCCAGCCCGAAATGAGCAAGTACATGGAGGCCCTGCGCGATTCGAGTCCGAACCTGCAAATCAAGCATACCTATGTTCCGCTCGATTCCATCAGTCCGTACCTGCGGAAGGCGGTCATTGCAAGCGAAGATGCCGGCTTCTATTTCCATCCGGGCTTTGACGTCCGCGCCATCGCCGAGGCGCTCGATGCAAATCAGGTGGCAGGGAAAACCAAGTTCGGCGGCTCCACGATTACGCAGCAGCTTGCGAAGAACCTCTTCTTGAGTGGCGAACGTTCTTTCAACCGCAAGTTCAAGGAATTGGCGTACGCGCTCTTGATGGAACATGAACTCGGCAAGGACCGCATTTTGGAACTGTACCTGAATTATGCCCAGTGGGGCAAGGATATTTTTGGCTGCCAGGAAGCTTGCCGTACATACTATAAAAAGAGCTGTGCCAAGCTCAGCGTGGACCAGGCGATAAACCTGGCTGCCATGCTTGCAAGCCCGGGCAAGCACCACCCCAACATGCGCGAAAGCCAGTTCATGGCAAAGCGTCGCGCCGTGATTTACCAGAACATGTTCCCCAAGAAGGACAGCGTTCTGGTGGATTCCCTCCGCCAGCTGATGGCGCCGCTCCCGAAGGACTCTACCAAGCGTGTTCCGTAA
- a CDS encoding argininosuccinate synthase, which produces MAKKESKKKVVLAYSGGLDTSIIIPWLKENYDCEVIAFAADLGQNDFPDAKALEDKALKTGASKCYVLDLKKEFLEDYVWPTVRAGAKYEGTYLLGTSFARPLIAKYQVKIAEKEGAYAVAHGATGKGNDQVRFELTYAALNPKLEIIAPWKDPKWTFHSREDAIDYAAAHKIPLNGISKKKIYSEDGNLWHLSHEGGVLEFPEQEHKYEFLKHTNTYEKAPNKADHVTITFDKGNPVAIDGKKMGAVELLEYLNKIGGKNACGLLDIVENRLVGLKSRGVYETPGGTLLYKAHECLQQLVLDKETLFEAQKMSMTYANLVYNGQWFTPLRQAMDAFFAEVNKVVTGDVTLKLYKGNIIPAGIKSPYSLYDMGLGGFTDVDMYDQKDATGFIRCYGLPLKTRALLLGNKTNVDFGKPVVLPKK; this is translated from the coding sequence ATGGCTAAGAAAGAATCCAAGAAGAAGGTTGTCCTCGCTTATAGCGGTGGACTCGATACTTCCATCATCATCCCCTGGCTCAAGGAAAACTACGACTGCGAAGTGATCGCTTTCGCCGCCGACCTCGGTCAGAACGACTTCCCGGACGCTAAGGCCCTCGAAGACAAGGCTTTGAAGACTGGCGCTTCCAAGTGCTACGTTCTCGACCTCAAGAAGGAATTCCTCGAAGACTACGTTTGGCCGACCGTTCGCGCCGGTGCCAAGTACGAAGGAACCTACCTCCTGGGAACCTCTTTCGCCCGTCCGCTCATCGCCAAGTACCAGGTGAAGATTGCTGAAAAGGAAGGCGCTTACGCTGTTGCTCACGGTGCTACCGGTAAGGGTAACGACCAGGTCCGTTTCGAACTGACCTACGCCGCACTCAACCCGAAGCTCGAAATCATCGCTCCGTGGAAGGACCCGAAGTGGACGTTCCATAGCCGCGAAGACGCTATCGACTACGCCGCCGCTCACAAGATTCCGCTGAACGGCATCAGCAAGAAGAAGATTTACTCCGAAGACGGTAACCTGTGGCACCTCTCCCACGAAGGTGGCGTCCTGGAATTCCCGGAACAGGAACACAAGTACGAATTCCTCAAGCACACCAACACGTACGAAAAGGCCCCGAACAAGGCTGATCACGTGACGATTACCTTCGATAAGGGTAATCCGGTGGCTATCGACGGCAAGAAGATGGGCGCTGTCGAACTCCTCGAATACCTGAACAAGATTGGCGGCAAGAACGCTTGCGGTCTCTTGGACATCGTCGAAAACCGCCTCGTTGGCCTCAAGAGCCGCGGCGTGTACGAAACTCCGGGTGGCACGCTCCTGTACAAGGCTCACGAATGCCTGCAGCAGCTCGTGCTCGACAAGGAAACTTTGTTCGAAGCCCAGAAGATGTCTATGACGTACGCGAACCTCGTGTACAATGGCCAGTGGTTCACTCCGCTCCGCCAGGCTATGGATGCCTTCTTCGCCGAAGTCAACAAGGTTGTTACCGGTGATGTGACCCTCAAGCTCTACAAGGGTAACATCATCCCGGCCGGCATCAAGAGCCCCTACAGCCTCTACGACATGGGCCTCGGCGGATTCACCGATGTGGACATGTACGATCAGAAGGATGCAACGGGCTTCATCCGCTGCTACGGTCTGCCGCTCAAGACGCGCGCCCTGTTGCTCGGCAACAAGACGAACGTGGACTTCGGCAAGCCGGTTGTGCTCCCGAAAAAGTAG
- a CDS encoding DUF3078 domain-containing protein, whose amino-acid sequence MKLKSLIMACAAACAFAAPAMAEGGMFEGALPENWTADVVAAVRYNWYNFSNWQKDGTSNYTWLVTYDADVQGKWKIANWRNLIDIDLGQTWTKGVGKRKSADRLFWESMIDFNMTEVLKPYIGNRFETQFMKGFEYSEDEDGNEIKTPISSFMDPAYETQLAGLAYVPNDNFSQRLGFANRMTISNGYGYADDKDTEKFEKFRDEPGLESITEVKYAFSDIVSFKSRLWAFCNFEGVEKIDGLWENLLSVMVAPLVELQVGFDMAYDWDLDEDTQYKSMVLFGLTWRWF is encoded by the coding sequence ATGAAGTTGAAATCTTTAATCATGGCATGCGCCGCGGCTTGCGCATTTGCCGCACCTGCAATGGCCGAAGGTGGCATGTTCGAAGGGGCTCTCCCCGAAAACTGGACGGCCGACGTGGTCGCCGCCGTTCGTTACAACTGGTACAATTTCAGCAACTGGCAGAAAGATGGTACCTCTAACTATACCTGGCTCGTGACTTACGATGCCGATGTGCAGGGTAAGTGGAAAATCGCCAACTGGCGTAACCTCATTGATATCGACCTCGGTCAGACCTGGACCAAGGGCGTTGGCAAGCGCAAGTCCGCTGACCGCCTCTTCTGGGAATCGATGATCGACTTCAACATGACCGAAGTCCTGAAGCCCTATATCGGTAACCGTTTCGAAACCCAGTTCATGAAGGGTTTCGAATATAGCGAAGACGAAGACGGCAATGAAATCAAGACTCCGATTTCGAGCTTCATGGATCCCGCCTACGAAACTCAGCTGGCAGGTCTTGCTTACGTTCCGAACGACAACTTCTCCCAGCGCCTCGGCTTTGCTAACCGCATGACTATTTCTAATGGTTACGGTTACGCCGACGACAAGGATACCGAGAAGTTTGAAAAGTTCCGTGATGAACCCGGTCTCGAATCTATCACCGAAGTCAAGTATGCATTCTCTGACATCGTGAGCTTCAAGAGCCGTCTGTGGGCATTCTGCAATTTCGAAGGTGTCGAAAAGATCGACGGCCTCTGGGAAAACCTGCTCTCCGTGATGGTTGCTCCGCTCGTTGAACTTCAGGTCGGCTTCGACATGGCCTACGACTGGGATCTCGACGAAGATACGCAGTACAAGAGCATGGTGCTCTTCGGCCTGACCTGGCGCTGGTTTTAA